AATCAGCCAAGGGGAATCATGTAATTAATGACAAACAATAGAGCCCTTCATTCCCCTAACAGCTTTCCCCTGCTTTCATACTGCAGGAAAAAAACAGACCTGATTTTCATCTCTCTTATTTATTTCTGTCAAGATGACAACCAACCAATTGCTTGATTATTTAATTGAAGCACACTAACAATGGATTACGGAGTTTTCACAACATTGAACTCAGTGTATTTTTATAAAATMATTGGAATAATGTCTATCATACCTTTGTGATCATAGCTGTGTATTTCCATGTTGGGCYTTAGCAGTAGGATGTACTGCAACAAACTCGGTTTTATMAWCACCTGTTGCTAAGATACTGCAATCGGGAGTTTTATAGAGGTAGTGATGGAACATAGGAGGACTTTCGTTCTTAATGGCTTACCAATTAACCCATAAGGAAGGGTTGGTTTGTACTTCATGAGTATAGCGTTGGTGACAGTCCTTTTTCATTKCTTTATTATAGGAATGCTATTATACAACATCAATTAATGACTCATTATTTAGTTTTCAAGTGTTGTTCATTATATTGTATTGTTAGATTCATGTTGATATGGACTTATGTGTTAATATTGTATACATGTCTatagacactgagtgtacaaaaaaaatTAGGAGCACCTACtatttcatgacatagactgaccattgaatccaggtgaaagctatgatgccttattaatgtcacctgttaaatccacttcaatcagtgtagatgaaggggtgagaagggttaaaaaatgattttaagtcttgagacaattagacatggattgtatatggtGCCATTCAGatagtgaatgggcaagacaaaatatttaagtgccttttaacagggtatgatagtaggttcCAGGTGCACCAATTaaagtgtcaagaactgcaacgctgctgggtttttcacactcaaagtttcccatgtgtatcaagaatggtccaccacccaaaggatatccagccaatttgatgcaactgtgggaagcattggagtcaacatgggccagcatccatgtggaacgcttttggcaccttgtagagtccataccctgacgaattgaggctgttttgagggcaaatggggtgcaactcaagattaggaaggtgttcctaatgttttgtacactgtgtagatAAAGGTTTTTCACAATATATGCAATATTACcttaaaaatacagaaaacacgTTATTCATTTTACATTATTCACTGTGACAAATAATACAGTTTGGATTTACATTTCTCCCGAAGTTGTAAACCTCCATGCAAAAGATATATAATGATAACCAAATTACAGGTCACTCAAACTGAAAAGCAAAAGTTATCACTCTCAAAACAGTTAATTTGCCTTGCTTTGTTCAAAACGGTCAGGCAGTGACATCCATTATAGAATCAGTCAGTGTCAGTATTGTCTACAGGAAAGAGGATCAGTGGGGTTATGTTTTTTACCGCCATCTTTACAACAGGGGTAGAGATAGATATCGTTTCTCAGTGAAGGTGGAGCCGGTGAAAGATAGATatgagacctggcctccacattgtAGATGAAGACCTGACCCTTCTCATGATCCACAAATACCCTCACCTTCTGGGACTTCTctctcagagagagcgagacaggaagATTAGTGAGAATCATGTACTCATTCCCTTTNNNNNNNNNNNNNNNNNNNNNNNNNNNNNNNNNNNNNNNNNNNNNNNNNNNNNNNNNNNNNNNNNNNNNNNNNNNNNNNNNNNNNNNNNNNNNNNNNNNNNNNNNNNNNNNNNNNNNNNNNNNNNNNNNNNNNNNNNNNNNNNNNNNNNNNNNNNNNNNNNNNNNNNNNNNNNNNNNNNNNNNNNNNNNNNNNNNNNNNNNNNNNNNNNNNNNNNNNNNNNNNNNNNNNNNNNNNNNNNNNNNNNNNNNNNNNNNNNNNNNNNNNNNNNNNNNNNNNNNNNNNNNNNNNNNNNNNNNNNNNNNNNNNNNNNNNNNNNNNNNNNNNNNNNNNNNNNNNNNNNNNNNNNNNNNNNNNNNNNNNNNNNNNNNNNNNNNNNNNNNNNNNNNNNNNNNNNNNNNNNNNNNNNNNNNNNNNNNNNNNNNNNNNNNNNNNNNNNNNNNNNNNNNNNNNNNNNNNNNNNNNNNNNNNNNNNNNNNNNNNNNNNNNNNNNNNNNNNNNNNNNNNNNNNNNNNNNNNNNNNNNNNNNNNNNNNNNNNNNNNNNNNNNNNNNNNNNNNNNNNNNNNNNNNNNNNNNNNNNNNNNNNNNNNNNNNNNNNNNNNNNNNNNNNNNNNNNNNNNNNNNNNNNNNNNNNNNNNNNNNNNNNNNNNNNNNNNNNNNNNNNNNNNNNNNNNNNNNNNNNNNNNNNNNNNNNNNNNNNNNNNNNNNNNNNNNNNNNNNNNNNNNNNNNNNNNNNNNNNNNNNNNNNNNNNNNNNNNNNNNNNNNNNNNNNNNNNNNNNNNNNNNNNNNNNNNNNNNNNNNNNNNNNNNNNNNNNNNNNNNNNNNNNNNNNNNNNNNNNNNNNNNNNNNNNNNNNNNNNNNNNNNNNNNNNNNNNNNNNNNNNNNNNNNNNNNNNNNNNNNNNNNNNNNNNNNNNNNNNNNNNNNNNNNNNNNNNNNNNNNNNNNNNNNNNNNNNNNNNNNNNNNNNNNNNNNNNNNNNNNNNNNNNNNNNNNNNNNNNNNNNNNNNNNNNNNNNNNNNNNNNNNNNNNNNNNNNNNNNNNNNNNNNNNNNNNNNNNNNNNNNNNNNNNNNNNNNNNNNNNNNNNNNNNNNNNNNNNNNNNNNNNNNNNNNNNNNNNNNNNNNNNNNNNNNNNNNNNNNNNNNNNNNNNNNNNNNNNNNNNNNNNNNNNNNNNNNNNNNNNNNNNNNNNNNNNNNNNNNNNNNNNNNNNNNNNNNNNNNNNNNNNNNNNNNNNNNNNNNNNNNNNNNNNNNNNNNNNNNNNNNNNNNNNNNNNNNNNNNNNNNNNNNNNNNNNNNNNNNNNNNNNNNNNNNNNNNNNNNNNNNNNNNNNNNNNNNNNNNNNNNNNNNNNNNNNNNNNNNNNNNNNNNNNNNNNNNNNNNNNNNNNNNNNNNNNNNNNNNNNNNNNNNNNNNNNNNNNNNNNNNNNNNNNNNNNNNNNNNNNNNNNNNNNNNNNNNNNNNNNNNNNNNNNNNNNNNNNNNNNNNNNNNNNNNNNNNNNNNNNNNNNNNNNNNNNNNNNNNNNNNNNNNNNNNNNNNNNNNNNNNNNNNNNNNNNNNNNNNNNNNNNNNNNNNNNNNNNNNNNNNNNNNNNNNNNNNNNNNNNNNNNNNNNNNNNNNNNNNNNNNNNNNNNNNNNNNNNNNNNNNNNNNNNNNNNNNNNNNNNNNNNNNNNNNNNNNNNNNNNNNNNNNNNNNNNNNNNNNNNNNNNNNNNNNNNNNNNNNNNNNNNNNNNNNNNNNNNNNNNNNNNNNNNNNNNNNNNNNNNNNNNNNNNNNNNNNNNNNNNNNNNNNNNNNNNNNNNNNNNNNNNNNNNNNNNNNNNNNNNNNNNNNNNNNNNNNNNNNNNNNNNNNNNNNNNNNNNNNNNNNNNNNNNNNNNNNNNNNNNNNNNNNNNNNNNNNNNNNNNNNNNNNNNNNNNNNNNNNNNNNNNNNNNNNNNNNNNNNNNNNNNNNNNNNNNNNNNNNNNNNNNNNNNNNNNNNNNNNNNNNNNNNNNNNNNNNNNNNNNNNNNNNNNNNNNNNNNNNNNNNNNNNNNNNNNNNNNNNNNNNNNNNNNNNNNNNNNNNNNNNNNNNNNNNNNNNNNNNNNNNNNNNNNNNNNNNNNNNNNNNNNNNNNNNNNNNNNNNNNNNNNNNNNNNNNNNNNNNNNNNNNNNNNNNNNNNNNNNNNNNNNNNNNNNNNNNNNNNNNNNNNNNNNNNNNNNNNNNNNNNNNNNNNNNNNNNNNNNNNNNNNNNNNNNNNNNNNNNNNNNNNNNNNNNNNNNNNNNNNNNNNNNNNNNNNNNNNNNNNNNNNNNNNNNNNNNNNNNNNNNNNNNNNNNNNNNNNNNNNNNNNNNNNNNNNNNNNNNNNNNNNNNNNNNNNNNNNNNNNNNNNNNNNNNNNNNNNNNNNNNNNNNNNNNNNNNNNNNNNNNNNNNNNNNNNNNNNNNNNNNNNNNNNNNNNNNNNNNNNNNNNNNNNNNNNNNNNNNNNNNNNNNNNNNNNNNNNNNNNNNNNNNNNNNNNNNNNNNNNNNNNNNNNNNNNNNNNNNNNNNNNNNNNNNNNNNNNNNNNNNNNNNNNNNNNNNNNNNNNNNNNNNNNNNNNNNNNNNNNNNNNNNNNNNNNNNNNNNNNNNNNNNNNNNNNNNNNNNNNNNNNNNNNNNNNNNNNNNNNNNNNNNNNNNNNNNNNNNNNNNNNNNNNNNNNNNNNNNNNNNNNNNNNNNNNNNNNNNNNNNNNNNNNNNNNNNNNNNNNNNNNNNNNNNNNNNNNNNNNNNNNNNNNNNNNNNNNNNNNNNNNNNNNNNNNNNNNNNNNNNNNNNNNNNNNNNNNNNNNNNNNNNNNNNNNNNNNNNNNNNNNNNNNNNNNNNNNNNNNNNNNNNNNNNNNNNNNNNNNNNNNNNNNNNNNNNNNNNNNNNNNNNNNNNNNNNNNNNNNNNNNNNNNNNNNNNNNNNNNNNNNNNNNNNNNNNNNNNNNNNNNNNNNNNNNNNNNNNNNNNNNNNNNNNNNNNNNNNNNNNNNNNNNNNNNNNNNNNNNNNNNNNNNNNNNNNNNNNNNNNNNNNNNNNNNNNNNNNNNNNNNNNNNNNNNNNNNNNNNNNNNNNNNNNNNNNNNNNNNNNNNNNNNNNNNNNNNNNNNNNNNNNNNNNNNNNNNNNNNNNNNNNNNNNNNNNNNNNNNNNNNNNNNNNNNNNNNNNNNNNNNNNNNNNNNNNNNNNNNNNNNNNNNNNNNNNNNNNNNNNNNNNNNNNNNNNNNNNNNNNNNNNNNNNNNNNNNNNNNNNNNNNNNNNNNNNNNNNNNNNNNNNNNNNNNNNNNNNNNNNNNNNNNNNNNNNNNNNNNNNNNNNNNNNNNNNNNNNNNNNNNNNNNNNNNNNNNNNNNNNNNNNNNNNNNNNNNNNNNNNNNNNNNNNNNNNNNNNNNNNNNNNNNNNNNNNNNNNNNNNNNNNNNNNNNNNNNNNNNNNNNNNNNNNNNNNNNNNNNNNNNNNNNNNNNNNNNNNNNNNNNNNNNNNNNNNNNNNNNNNNNNNNNNNNNNNNNNNNNNNNNNNNNNNNNNNNNNNNNNNNNNNNNNNNNNNNNNNNNNNNNNNNNNNNNNNNNNNNNNNNNNNNNNNNNNNNNNNNNNNNNNNNNNNNNNNNNNNNNNNNNNNNNNNNNNNNNNNNNNNNNNNNNNNNNNNNNNNNNNNNNNNNNNNNNNNNNNNNNNNNNNNNNNNNNNNNNNNNNNNNNNNNNNNNNNNNNNNNNNNNNNNNNNNNNNNNNNNNNNNNNNNNNNNNNNNNNNNNNNNNNNNNNNNNNNNNNNNNNNNNNNNNNNNNNNNNNNNNNNNNNNNNNNNNNNNNNNNNNNNNNNNNNNNNNNNNNNNNNNNNNNNNNNNNNNNNNNNNNNNNNNNNNNNNNNNNNNNNNNNNNNNNNNNNNNNNNNNNNNNNNNNNNNNNNNNNNNNNNNNNNNNNNNNNNNNNNNNNNNNNNNNNNNNNNNNNNNNNNNNNNNNNNNNNNNNNNNNNNNNNNNNNNNNNNNNNNNNNNNNNNNNNNNNNNNNNNNNNNNNNNNNNNNNNNNNNNNNNNNNNNNNNNNNNNNNNNNNNNNNNNNNNNNNNNNNNNNNNNNNNNNNNNNNNNNNNNNNNNNNNNNNNNNNNNNNNNNNNNNNNNNNNNNNNNNNNNNNNNNNNNNNNNNNNNNNNNNNNNNNNNNNNNNNNNNNNNNNNNNNNNNNNNNNNNNNNNNNNNNNNNNNNNNNNNNNNNNNNNNNNNNNNNNNNNNNNNNNNNNNNNNNNNNNNNNNNNNNNNNNNNNNNNNNNNNNNNNNNNNNNNNNNNNNNNNNNNNNNNNNNNNNNNNNNNNNNNNNNNNNNNNNNNNNNNNNNNNNNNNNNNNNNNNNNNNNNNNNNNNNNNNNNNNNNNNNNNNNNNNNNNNNNNNNNNNNNNNNNNNNNNNNNNNNNNNNNNNNNNNNNNNNNNNNNNNNNNNNNNNNNNNNNNNNNNNNNNNNNNNNNNNNNNNNNNNNNNNNNNNNNNNNNNNNNNNNNNNNNNNNNNNNNNNNNNNNNNNNNNNNNNNNNNNNNNNNNNNNNNNNNNNNNNNNNNNNNNNNNNNNNNNNNNNNNNNNNNNNNNNNNNNNNNNNNNNNNNNNNNNNNNNNNNNNNNNNNNNNNNNNNNNNNNNNNNNNNNNNNNNNNNNNNNNNNNNNNNNNNNNNNNNNNNNNNNNNNNNNNNNNNNNNNNNNNNNNNNNNNNNNNNNNNNNNNNNNNNNNNNNNNNNNNNNNNNNNNNNNNNNNNNNNNNNNNNNNNNNNNNNNNNNNNNNNNNNNNNNNNNNNNNNNNNNNNNNNNNNNNNNNNNNNNNNNNNNNNNNNNNNNNNNNNNNNNNNNNNNNNNNNNNNNNNNNNNNNNNNNNNNNNNNNNNNNNNNNNNNNNNNNNNNNNNNNNNNNNNNNNNNNNNNNNNNNNNNNNNNNNNNNNNNNNNNNNNNNNNNNNNNNNNNNNNNNNNNNNNNNNNNNNNNNNNNNNNNNNNNNGCTCGCCGGAAAAGTGCACTGGAGAAACCTGGCGCCATCAAGGACAGCTTCCTGTGATGAAATGATGATATTGGAGGTGGTTGAATATGGCTGAATGGAGAAAGTAGGATGGATGCAAGTAGGAGGATGTAGAGTGACAATACTTTGAATGAAAAAACACTGATGCAAAGTTGAGAGTTTGAAGTGGAAATACATATCCTGGTTTTCTATCCTTCTATCCTCTATCCTATTTTTCTCTTACCTTGGACTAGGAGTGACTGCAGCCCTTCATTACTTTGCTATAGCCACCACAGGCTAAAGTTAGCATTGATTCACCCAAAACAATGGGGGTTCAATGGGCTGGATAAGCCTGGCACTGTGACGAGATAATTGGCAATGGTTGAACTGAGCAGGAAGTCATTTAGATTAATGGAGTGGCAataacaccaccacaaccactaccaaccaccatCTTGCAATACCAATTCACGAAGAAAGTAGGAAGAAACACGGTCAGATTTCAAACATAATTTGAACTGCATGCTCTTTTTGGCATGTCTCTGAGAAGCACACAACTCATTTTGAGTAAGGATGTAATGTAAGAGCCTATTAAGTGGAAACTGTCCTGATCTGATTTTCTTGTTCCCTCCTTTGATGATTGATAGAAAGGAGACGATATTGTGATGAATTCAGTTGTGCCATTTTGTATGTGAATTTTAGTTGTTGTGATTTGTACATTGATAAAAAAAACGTATAAcaaccaaaaataaataacatttttaaatcagTTAATCAATTCTTCCATGTGAGTTGCATGCTACATTTCTTCTGACTGGATGTTTTGGCACTTGAAAGTTCTGAATCACTGGTGAAGTAGATAAATACCATGCAAAACTGTAGTGGCCATGAGTTTCTCCTTACCAGGTGACctaaccaggaaaaactctgagcCCACAGTAAGTGAATCTAGCCTTTGTTGCCAGCCAATTAAAAAAGTATATTAAATGTTTATTAGACACACAGCTATATGATAGAGGCAGACAGAAGGAATCCCACAGGCCATTGTCAGGAGATCCTTCTGACCCAGTCAACCAGGCAATGAAGGGAGGAGGAGTCCCATGCACCAGCAGTCAGCTCAGACGGAAAGCTTTTGATTCTGGCTTCAatggagaggacacagagagagggagaagacaagTTCCAGCCAGTTATCTACATGGGTTGTGTCTGGTGGACAACTTGTCATGATCATGATGATGAAGTATCCTTAAGTCTAAACTGTTTTCCGTATGAAACTTATTAGTAAGGCCATCCGAATAGTTGTTTTATTCTAAACTGTAAGTGACTACAACCAGTCTTGTATGTGCCAGTATACAGATTTTGGTCATTATATGAAATCTGACCATATCATACATTGCATAGGACCACACTGACATTTCTAAAGTCTATCTCTGATGTAACCATGAGTCACTGGAGTGGTATATATGGGCAGCTTCCAGGATCTTCTTACGGGGCCCCAGTTGGATGCGGATGCCCTTGAGGTCGTCGTCGGAACAGAGCATCAGCGCCTCCAGGTCCAGCTGTTCGCGGGTGAAGGCTGGGGAGAAGTCTGGCAGGGAGATGGATGAGAGGAAGGCATCCAGCGGGGAGGTCTCCTCATCCTGGTCGTCATCCAGGCCAATCTCCTCCTGGTTCCAGGGCAGGTCGCCGTCCTCCTCGTCCTCAACAAASCCTGTGTCCTCCCCTTCTGTGTCGAACCCCTCTCTGCGGATGAGGAAGCCCAGGTTTTCATTGTTCCCACTGGGGAAGTCGTCGGGCTCTATCCCCATCTCCATGGAGAAGTTCTTCCTGAAGACCATGTTCCCCAGGCCGGGCCGTTTGAAGATGGACTCCTTGGCTCCTGGGCCATCTTCTTCTTCGTCATCGTCATTAACCTCATCATCCGTGAATCTTCTCATCCCTCCGTCCTCTTCCTCATCGATCTCGTCCTGCTCGGAGAAAACGCCCATGAACTCAGGCTTCCCAGAGAGGGTGCCGTTCTCCTGCTTGACGAAGATGACGTTCCCGTCTCTTCCCACCTTCTCCGTTATTCCTTTATCCTTTTTCCCGAATATCCTCTGGAGGGTCCCCTTCGACCGGGCCGTAAGCGAGCCTGAGGTATCGGAGGCGATCAGCTTGGAGAACTGCTCGTTCACACTGTTGATGGTGCCCATCTTGGARAACGAYGGAGATGCCGTGCTGGCCTCTGACACTGACCCTTGGTACATCTTATCCATCTTGCTCTTGTGCCTTTTTTTKACCCTCTCACACAGCTTCACYCGCGTTTCAGCCTCTTTGGTGGCCTCCTTCTTCAGCCTGGCCACTTTCTTGGCATTCTGGATGGTCTGCTGTGATGCGGCACTGTCCAGGAATCGCACGCAGTCCATGCGGTCGCCCGACGCTGCCACGTCCATAGCTGTGTGGAAGTCGTTGTCCTGGGAGAAGAGGTTGGCGCCGAAGTTGACCAGGAAGCTGAGGATGTGCATGTGACCGTTGGTGGCGGCGTGGTGCAGCGGCGTGTTGCCCCAGATGTCGCTCCTGTTGGGGTCCCCTCTGAAAGAACACAGAAacatctgtcaatcaatcaacaaaccaattaatcaaccaaccaatcatacATTTCTATGACACAAgattagaaaaaatatataaaatatgttttatcYCTGTGATTTCTGTTCAGCTTTGGTTCATCATTGTAGTTGTGAAAGGTATGCAGTTGGACAAGTTTTATGTTGAAAGTAAAAAAGTCACACCAGATGAGTACATGGACAAGGCTGCACTGAAGGAAAGCCTTTGTTCATCTWGGAAAACTGACTTTGGTATGTTTGCTTTTAGATTATTCTACAGTTTTTCTGTGTGTATTTTTTTCTAAACACTGAAATGTCATTATTGACTCCCTGATTTCATCTTGATCATTTGTGTAATCATCGCTTTCTGGAATGATGGTGATGCTACCAGATTGTCTTTGTCcctctcctgcttctcctccACAGAGCAGTCTcaggtacagtaggcctactctacaccttcactgtgtgtgtgtgttcatttattGACAGCGCCCAGTCTGAGGTTTCTTTCTCTTTTTACTCTCGGATCTGAACGGGTCTCTAGGATCCGAACCGGCACGTGTCTGTTTTGGTCTGTTTT
This genomic window from Salvelinus sp. IW2-2015 unplaced genomic scaffold, ASM291031v2 Un_scaffold6384, whole genome shotgun sequence contains:
- the anks4b gene encoding ankyrin repeat and SAM domain-containing protein 4B, translated to MFLCSFRGDPNRSDIWGNTPLHHAATNGHMHILSFLVNFGANLFSQDNDFHTAMDVAASGDRMDCVRFLDSAASQQTIQNAKKVARLKKEATKEAETRVKLCERVKKRHKSKMDKMYQGSVSEASTASPSFSKMGTINSVNEQFSKLIASDTSGSLTARSKGTLQRIFGKKDKGITEKVGRDGNVIFVKQENGTLSGKPEFMGVFSEQDEIDEEEDGGMRRFTDDEVNDDDEEEDGPGAKESIFKRPGLGNMVFRKNFSMEMGIEPDDFPSGNNENLGFLIRREGFDTEGEDTGFVEDEEDGDLPWNQEEIGLDDDQDEETSPLDAFLSSISLPDFSPAFTREQLDLEALMLCSDDDLKGIRIQLGPRKKILEAAHIYHSSDSWLHQR